The Penicillium oxalicum strain HP7-1 chromosome IV, whole genome shotgun sequence genome contains a region encoding:
- a CDS encoding Nicotinic acid-CoA ligase pyr1 — MITNYWSTNNISLPTNKMADAMLHHDSNADLLTFTFGGPRAYNPNQPIFIDAEDPSRSLTATQFQHLVRTLIASLKAHHVQRGDCVLLHLGNSILYPALFFSIIGAGGVYMGSNPRSHQQELDHIVGLAEPKLILTTEDALSTVQEVARVRGIAPSQIFVVDERAVDHCAQLFLRYEMAYPGGAKLSSTSARGTDGCVQNFADLLCFGESDWMVFNDTVAAQNTPAAMFSTSGTGGLPKAAVLSHHAIIAHHRSIYYDVPYPVSRLMSLPMFHLFGALWTHIFPVRYGHPLFVLPRFEPKQFLATVHRYQISETYLVPAIVTALIRSPLPVTEYLTSLRYVGIAGAPIDGPSIVQFRSRLHPMAYACQLWGMTEVGVAFQTRYGQHGDPGSIGTCLRGYEIRLVDQDGQVIRSDERPGELYLRGPGVLMAYKGRTDAKEAHGWYRTGDLAYMKEGHYFIVGRTKELIKVRGWQVAPAEIEGVLLGHAGIADVAVSGVDLKDGRGEVPRAFVVRSRDPASGRLTAEEVYEYARRQLASYKALDGGVVFVEEIPRTASGKIQRFKLAQMNEYREMVASLLQRFEGPGLSTPGHLPSSADVAPVGVA; from the exons ATGATTACCAACTACTGGTCCACCAACAATATCTCCCTTCCCACCAATAAAATGGCTGATGCCATGCTACACCACGACTCGAATGCGGATCTGTTGACTTTTACCTTTGGTGGCCCCCGAGCCTACAATCCCAATCAACCCATCTTCATCGACGCAGAGGATCCATCGCGATCCTTGACGGCAACGCAGTTTCAGCATCTGGTTCGAACGTTGATCGCCAGTCTGAAAGCGCACCATGTGCAACGCGGAGATTGCGTATTGCTGCATCTGGGAAACAGT ATCCTCTATCCGGCTCTCTTCTTCAGTATCATCGGCGCCGGGGGCGTGTACATGGGCTCGAACCCGCGAAGTCACCAACAGGAACTGGATCACATTGTAGGATTGGCGGAACCCAAGTTGATTCTGACTACGGAAGATGCCTTGTCCACCGTACAAGAGGTGGCTCGAGTGCGTGGCATCGCACCCAGCCAGATCTTCGTGGTGGATGAGCGCGCCGTCGATCATTGCGCGCAGCTCTTCCTTCGATACGAAATGGCATATCCCGGCGGCGCAAAACTCTCGAGCACTTCTGCCCGAGGCACAGATGGTTGCGTTCAAAACTTTGCCGATTTGCTGTGCTTTGGCGAGTCCGACTGGATGGTTTTTAATGACACCGTCGCGGCGCAAAACACTCCTGCTGCCATGTTCTCAACCTCGGGCACCGGTGGTCTTCCCAAGGCGGCCGTTCTGTCCCACCACGCCATCATCGCTCACCATCGCTCCATCTACTACGATGTTCCCTACCCCGTCAGTCGCTTAATGTCCCTCCCCATGTTTCATCTGTTCGGTGCCTTGTGGACCCATATCTTCCCTGTTCGTTACGGCCACCCGCTCTTTGTGCTCCCTCGCTTCGAACCCAAGCAGTTCCTGGCGACGGTCCACCGATATCAGATCTCCGAGACCTATCTTGTGCCCGCCATTGTGACTGCGCTCATCCGCTCTCCACTGCCTGTCACGGAGTATCTGACATCTCTGCGCTACGTGGGTATTGCCGGTGCTCCCATCGATGGTCCCTCGATCGTGCAATTCCGCAGTCGTCTTCACCCCATGGCCTATGCCTGTCAACTGTGGGGAATGACCGAGGTCGGGGTGGCTTTCCAGACCCGATATGGTCAACATGGTGACCCCGGCAGTATTGGTACATGTCTCCGTGGATATGAGATTCGCCTGGTCGACCAGGACGGGCAAGTCATTCGCAGTGACGAGCGTCCGGGGGAGCTCTACCTACGTGGACCGGGTGTCTTGATGGCATACAAGGGCCGCACCGATGCCAAAGAAGCACATGGGTGGTATCGTACAGGTGACTTGGCATACATGAAGGAGGGCCACTACTTTATCGTGGGCCGAACGAAAGAATTGATCAAAGTTCGAGG ATGGCAAGTTGCCCCCGCCGAGATTGAAGGTGTCCTTCTCGGTCATGCCGGGATCGCCGACGTCGCCGTGAGTGGTGTAGACCTCAAGGATGGTCGTGGTGAAGTTCCCCGTGCGTTTGTGGTTCGCTCGCGTGATCCTGCCTCTGGTCGCTTGACGGCAGAGGAAGTCTACGAGTACGCCCGGCGACAACTGGCCAGCTACAAGGCCCTGGACGGCGGCGTCGTCTTTGTCGAGGAAATTCCCCGCACGGCCAGCGGCAAGATTCAGCGGTTCAAGCTTGCACAGATGAACGAGTATAGAGAGATGGTTGCCTCGCTTCTTCAGCGCTTCGAGGGACCAGGGCTCTCGACCCCGGGACATCTTCCCTCGAGCGCTGATGTTGCGCCGGTGGGTGTGGCTTGA